A stretch of Chryseobacterium viscerum DNA encodes these proteins:
- a CDS encoding energy transducer TonB: MKKVLASAFIFTFIFGSAQISEFQRADSRYERKKTALYNKYPKPNDLRTKKEWLLTEDKIAAYKDALDKASLEDQKMIAADPPTKAKITKEAEYDKGKAAFQKLLYEAVDLDFLNFSSETYKATITFVVDSKGNVLDPNVKGNNEDVNAFIEAAFYRIKDKGKWKPAEDKGKPVSSNVSVPLTLTFKK; encoded by the coding sequence ATGAAAAAGGTCTTAGCATCAGCATTCATTTTCACTTTTATTTTCGGCAGTGCCCAGATTTCTGAATTTCAAAGGGCAGATTCACGCTATGAAAGAAAGAAAACGGCTCTGTATAATAAATATCCTAAGCCTAATGATTTAAGAACGAAGAAAGAATGGCTTTTGACGGAAGATAAAATAGCTGCGTACAAAGATGCTTTGGATAAGGCTTCTCTTGAAGATCAGAAAATGATCGCTGCAGATCCTCCCACAAAAGCAAAAATCACCAAAGAAGCTGAATACGATAAAGGCAAAGCAGCCTTTCAAAAATTATTATATGAAGCTGTGGATCTTGATTTTTTAAATTTTTCTTCGGAAACCTACAAAGCAACAATAACTTTTGTAGTTGATTCAAAGGGAAATGTTCTGGACCCTAATGTAAAAGGAAATAATGAAGATGTAAATGCATTTATTGAAGCTGCTTTTTACAGGATTAAAGATAAAGGCAAATGGAAACCTGCAGAAGACAAAGGAAAACCGGTCTCTTCCAATGTTTCTGTTCCTTTAACATTAACTTTTAAAAAATAA
- a CDS encoding porin family protein, which produces MKQQFFALSTLLLCIFCGIETKAQQAPAFHIGVKGGANFTKTSTESSLEGKYGLGYQAGVMTRVDLGKLYVQGEALFNKRKTSYTSQDGNSSKLSWNAIDIPVVVGYKLIKADDFNVRVFAGGVYSYAFNNKVSTSQAFQEGFKNFDKSNIGITGGVGVDYKNFTVDLRYETGLSSISKDFKSKPHSFSLGIGYFLF; this is translated from the coding sequence ATGAAGCAGCAATTTTTCGCTCTAAGTACATTGTTATTATGTATTTTTTGCGGTATAGAAACGAAAGCACAACAAGCTCCGGCTTTTCACATTGGGGTCAAGGGAGGGGCAAACTTTACAAAAACCTCAACGGAATCTTCTTTGGAAGGGAAATATGGACTCGGCTATCAGGCAGGAGTAATGACAAGAGTAGATCTCGGAAAGTTATATGTACAGGGAGAAGCTCTGTTCAACAAAAGAAAGACATCATACACATCTCAAGACGGGAACTCTTCAAAACTTTCCTGGAACGCTATTGATATTCCTGTAGTAGTAGGATATAAACTGATTAAAGCAGATGATTTTAATGTAAGAGTATTTGCCGGAGGTGTTTACAGCTACGCCTTTAACAATAAAGTATCTACTTCTCAGGCTTTTCAGGAGGGATTTAAAAATTTTGACAAATCCAATATTGGCATTACGGGAGGTGTTGGAGTAGATTATAAGAACTTCACGGTAGATCTTAGGTATGAAACCGGTCTTTCAAGCATCAGTAAAGACTTTAAGTCCAAACCCCACAGTTTTTCCCTCGGAATAGGTTATTTCCTGTTCTAA
- a CDS encoding sensor histidine kinase: MTKSFVLKEYIFTFIFWLVLAIVLWFNFQSTTEKYLAMTQAAIIAVFSFILTHFLTNRFLPKALLEKKMKLFLVQAVLVIFLLSLVFSFVFTYLEVAPKDQLPKNFSDQLPFLWKGFYMSLPASFLINGAACGIKFYKEHGRIERDHILLQQAHLENQLKLLQDQINPHVVFNILNHIHILMKTDTQLADFLLMKFSDILRYQLYHCNQPLVPLDKDIEYLQNLVEVEKLRWGNELDVKASWEIDNRKAFIAPLLLVPFIENAFKYVCRLPGHKGYIKISCKEKSNNLYFYVENSYSDMATYKKKDGAGGIGLQNVKKRLKLQYPDSHDLKIESDHHTFKITLILTLSDYHEL, from the coding sequence ATGACAAAATCTTTTGTTTTAAAAGAATATATATTCACTTTTATTTTCTGGCTTGTTCTCGCTATTGTATTGTGGTTTAATTTCCAAAGTACAACAGAAAAATATCTTGCAATGACTCAGGCTGCGATTATTGCAGTCTTCTCATTTATATTGACTCATTTTTTAACCAATAGATTTTTACCGAAAGCACTTCTGGAAAAGAAAATGAAATTGTTTCTGGTACAGGCGGTACTTGTTATTTTCCTGCTCAGTCTGGTATTCTCTTTTGTCTTCACTTATCTTGAAGTTGCACCCAAAGATCAGCTTCCAAAGAATTTTTCAGACCAACTTCCTTTTTTGTGGAAAGGCTTTTACATGTCTTTACCAGCTTCTTTTCTGATCAATGGAGCAGCATGCGGTATAAAATTTTATAAAGAACACGGAAGAATAGAACGTGATCATATTCTTCTCCAGCAAGCGCATCTGGAAAACCAGCTTAAACTTTTACAGGATCAGATCAACCCTCATGTTGTATTCAATATTCTGAATCATATTCACATTCTGATGAAAACGGATACACAGCTTGCGGACTTTTTACTGATGAAGTTTTCGGATATTCTCCGGTATCAGCTGTATCATTGCAATCAGCCACTGGTACCTTTGGATAAAGATATTGAATACCTTCAGAATCTTGTTGAGGTAGAAAAATTGAGATGGGGAAATGAACTGGATGTAAAAGCTTCATGGGAAATTGATAACAGGAAAGCTTTTATTGCTCCGTTACTGCTGGTTCCTTTTATAGAAAATGCCTTTAAGTATGTCTGCAGGCTTCCCGGACATAAAGGGTATATAAAAATCTCCTGTAAAGAAAAAAGCAATAACCTCTATTTTTATGTTGAAAATTCCTATTCTGATATGGCAACCTATAAAAAGAAAGACGGAGCGGGCGGAATTGGCCTTCAAAATGTAAAAAAACGTTTAAAACTGCAATATCCTGACTCTCACGATCTAAAAATTGAATCAGATCATCATACCTTCAAAATAACTTTAATTTTAACTTTATCTGACTATCATGAGCTCTAA
- a CDS encoding LytR/AlgR family response regulator transcription factor, translating into MSSNIPKMKCLIIDDEPLARFHLKELAGQIDFLSVEGTCATALEADAKVKESEIDLLFLDINMPYLTGLEFLEQLENPPLCILTTAYSEYALEGFRLQVVDYLLKPIAFNRFYQAVNKAQQQFIISEKLKKNTSLDDPFLYVRQSDSFIKVSWVDILYIESMQNYTKLHFKDKSLIIHQTMKAIEESLPSDHFFRIHKSYLINITHIDMISGGRLFINKIELPISRTRKEELLNQVVYKKLISK; encoded by the coding sequence ATGAGCTCTAATATTCCTAAAATGAAATGCCTGATTATAGATGATGAACCTCTGGCCAGATTTCATCTTAAAGAACTGGCCGGTCAAATTGACTTTTTATCTGTTGAAGGTACATGCGCTACAGCACTGGAAGCAGATGCCAAAGTAAAAGAGAGCGAAATAGATCTACTTTTCCTTGATATCAATATGCCTTATCTTACCGGTCTGGAGTTTCTGGAACAGCTGGAAAATCCTCCTTTGTGTATTCTTACCACGGCTTATTCTGAATATGCTCTGGAGGGATTTCGTTTGCAGGTTGTAGATTATCTTTTAAAACCCATTGCTTTTAACCGTTTTTATCAGGCAGTGAATAAGGCACAGCAACAGTTTATCATCAGTGAAAAATTGAAAAAGAATACTTCTCTGGATGATCCTTTTTTGTATGTGAGGCAGTCTGACTCATTTATTAAGGTTTCCTGGGTAGATATTTTGTACATTGAAAGTATGCAGAATTACACCAAGCTTCATTTTAAGGATAAATCTCTGATTATTCATCAGACGATGAAAGCCATTGAGGAATCTCTTCCTTCAGATCATTTTTTCAGGATTCACAAATCTTACCTCATCAATATTACCCATATTGATATGATCTCGGGAGGACGGCTTTTCATTAATAAAATTGAGCTTCCGATTTCCCGTACCCGAAAAGAAGAATTGCTTAATCAGGTGGTGTATAAAAAATTAATAAGTAAGTAG
- a CDS encoding DUF6268 family outer membrane beta-barrel protein, which yields MKRTLSTVLCCLLPLGYWVSAQSGISAELKTEYIPGSNYIRPEDSTKTNSKSDFKRIDLNLSIPLSVKKDTDGKVRSWSMLLSGSYAKMAHKNYETQLFPDQMLNAQVGIQHLRPLGKKWSMMMTASVGVYTDLERVSFDDVLGQGGLLFIRHFNPNLSLGGGPVLTTAFGVPMILPWIYFDWKTNGKIKFNINFPQGMEAGYLFSDKFALKAVVDLNGMTVERNVGGKSMLLGYQQITAGLRPELKINDRLTLRLTGGTAILRSFNENDRKIKNIFRDKKVADPRFASTFYAAVSLRWNLP from the coding sequence ATGAAAAGAACCCTTTCGACGGTTTTATGCTGTTTATTGCCATTAGGTTATTGGGTAAGTGCACAATCCGGAATCTCTGCAGAACTGAAAACAGAATATATTCCGGGCTCAAACTATATCCGCCCTGAAGACAGTACAAAGACGAATTCCAAAAGTGATTTTAAAAGAATAGATCTTAACCTCAGTATTCCGTTATCTGTAAAAAAAGATACCGACGGGAAAGTAAGGTCGTGGTCTATGCTGTTGAGCGGATCTTACGCAAAGATGGCACACAAAAATTACGAAACCCAGTTATTTCCGGATCAGATGCTGAATGCGCAGGTCGGGATACAGCATTTAAGACCTTTAGGTAAAAAGTGGAGTATGATGATGACAGCATCGGTGGGAGTGTATACAGACCTTGAAAGAGTCAGTTTTGATGATGTGCTGGGACAGGGAGGACTTTTATTTATCAGACATTTTAATCCTAATCTTTCATTGGGTGGAGGGCCTGTTCTTACCACTGCCTTTGGAGTTCCTATGATTTTACCATGGATTTATTTTGACTGGAAGACCAATGGAAAAATTAAGTTCAACATCAATTTCCCGCAAGGGATGGAAGCCGGTTATCTGTTTTCAGATAAATTTGCTTTAAAAGCTGTTGTAGATCTCAACGGGATGACGGTAGAGAGAAATGTAGGCGGAAAATCTATGCTGTTGGGCTACCAGCAGATCACTGCGGGCCTCAGACCAGAATTGAAAATCAATGACAGACTTACGTTGCGTCTCACAGGTGGAACGGCAATACTGAGAAGTTTCAACGAAAATGACCGTAAGATCAAAAATATTTTCAGAGACAAAAAAGTAGCGGATCCAAGATTTGCAAGTACATTCTACGCTGCAGTATCGCTACGCTGGAATCTGCCATAA